In one Thioclava sp. ES.031 genomic region, the following are encoded:
- a CDS encoding PotD/PotF family extracellular solute-binding protein encodes MSKTGYTRRSILKTGAAALGASALPAPMIWAQEIKNITLRQFGTGVSNLNDVATKVKEDLGFTLEMTALDSDAVTQRAATQPDNFDIADIEYWICKKVWPTGNLQAMDTSKIKNYDKIVGIFKSGKLTPDSEIAQGTAPSTVGFVEGPGGTTFAESETGWMTLIPTIYNADTLGIRPDLIGRPIESWTELLNPEFKGKASILDISSIGIMDMAMVCEAMGEIQYGDKGNMTREEIDKTMAIFTEAKKNGQFRAFWKTFDESVNLMASGEVVIQSMWSPAITAVKSRGIDCVYQPLKEGYRSWGGGLGLSKSLSGMELDAAYEYINWYLSGWVGGYLMRQGYYSAVPETSKDFMSDNEWGYWFEGKPATDVITSPTGDKLAEAGETRDGGSFYDRMGHVACWNAVMDENQYMVRKWNEFIAS; translated from the coding sequence ATGTCGAAAACCGGTTATACCCGCCGCTCGATTCTGAAAACCGGGGCCGCCGCGCTTGGCGCCTCCGCCCTGCCCGCGCCGATGATCTGGGCGCAGGAAATCAAGAACATCACGCTGCGCCAGTTCGGCACCGGCGTGTCGAACCTCAATGACGTGGCCACGAAGGTGAAGGAAGACCTTGGCTTCACGCTCGAGATGACCGCGCTCGATTCCGACGCGGTGACCCAGCGCGCGGCCACCCAGCCCGACAACTTCGACATCGCCGATATCGAATACTGGATCTGCAAGAAGGTCTGGCCGACCGGCAACCTGCAGGCGATGGATACCTCGAAGATCAAGAATTACGACAAGATCGTCGGCATCTTCAAATCCGGCAAGCTGACGCCCGACAGCGAGATCGCGCAGGGCACCGCGCCCTCGACCGTGGGCTTCGTCGAGGGCCCCGGCGGCACCACCTTCGCCGAGAGTGAAACCGGCTGGATGACGCTGATCCCGACCATCTACAACGCCGACACGCTGGGCATCCGTCCCGACCTGATCGGTCGCCCGATCGAAAGCTGGACCGAGCTGCTGAACCCCGAGTTCAAGGGCAAGGCCTCGATCCTCGACATCTCCTCGATCGGCATCATGGACATGGCCATGGTCTGCGAAGCGATGGGCGAGATCCAGTATGGCGACAAGGGCAACATGACCCGCGAGGAGATCGACAAGACCATGGCGATCTTCACCGAGGCGAAGAAGAACGGCCAGTTCCGCGCCTTCTGGAAGACTTTCGACGAGAGCGTGAACCTGATGGCCTCGGGCGAAGTGGTGATCCAGTCGATGTGGTCGCCCGCGATCACCGCGGTGAAATCGCGTGGCATCGACTGCGTCTACCAGCCCCTGAAAGAGGGCTATCGCAGCTGGGGTGGCGGTCTCGGCCTGTCCAAGTCGCTCTCGGGCATGGAGCTCGATGCGGCCTATGAATACATCAACTGGTATCTCTCGGGCTGGGTCGGCGGCTACCTGATGCGTCAGGGCTATTACTCGGCCGTGCCGGAAACCTCGAAGGACTTCATGTCGGACAACGAGTGGGGCTACTGGTTCGAAGGCAAGCCCGCGACCGATGTCATCACCAGCCCGACCGGCGACAAGCTGGCCGAAGCCGGCGAGACCCGCGACGGCGGCTCCTTCTACGACCGCATGGGCCATGTCGCGTGCTGGAACGCCGTGATGGACGAGAACCAGTACATGGTTCGCAAGTGGAACGAGTTCATCGCCTCGTGA